The Castanea sativa cultivar Marrone di Chiusa Pesio chromosome 4, ASM4071231v1 sequence gggccttgggcttttttgtcaactcttgaccagtccaaagttaccattaactatatttaataccactatataaatatagttgcactttaggccttatttataaattatatcccaagactttattgtacatgcaactccttcataaaatattcgtagtaacacaaagtcatgaatgtaaattgccactttgtaaattactacatcttatccttaagtacccggtttaatcctttaagttattcatcatatatttatgaaattcaatttcataaatatatactctagcaacaatttactaaagtagttaggcctaacgttctgaataacaaaccgattaaacttatctcaagggaatattttgtatctccgttaagagactattaattccatcttgagaatatatgttccatcaacattaaatgtggttgcccaacatactgagattttaaccgtaactctagatctcacttctaatatatcaaagtaacctacatctcatgatcaagtccattattctctcagaattaagagttcatgcaaatacaagttgtgagtttattattcatttgacaatcgttaagagaataataaatctcacaccggtctaGTTCAacatgttttaactcttaaaatatatcaatatatcaactagaaatctctatttccatgatcaagataagttgatatgttatagtcttcgcaaatgaaatgcccaatttcatcaccgactacgaactaaaattatgagtttacaaagaacttgtgatttatatcttctatgacttttcacataaatcacataatatgcatctcatggattatatgataatgtttcaatattcatgttaccattattttagataataataaattaattttattaaacacaactttaagtcatacataatgtcatacataataacatacataacatcatacaataggatttaagggcacacattctAACATGGAGTTGTAATATGCAATTCTCATGGGGGGAAGTTTTAGCTTCTCTGTCAAAGAAGACTCCTTTGCCATCTAGTATGGTGATTCTAGATATTCTAGTTACTAGACAGGctttttctcaaccaaaaaaaaaaaaaaagggttactAGACGGGCTATTCAGTTTGCCCATGAGATCGGCATTCAccattctattttaatttttaaggtaACAACGAGATTGATATGcttagtttttcttttgatCACTTGATAAAAGACACTTTGTTTTTCGCTGATGTTATACAAAAGCAACttgataaataacttaaaaattgtCCAAGTATAGGGGCTGAACTCTAAGCAATAAGACTACGTACAAGTAACTTTCTTAGAGGTGATTCCCTTTTTGTTCACAGTACTTCACAGTTCACACCACTATTAATTAAGTACTGAGCTAACGCCTAAAGGGCCTAAACCATTATTAGTGACACATATTCTTATCTATGATTGCATGAACCTACTTGTTTGGCACTGGTAGGTCGAGgtcaaacatgtttttttctGGAAGCAACTTTTGTGTAAAACCAGCTCACAGAAATATGACAGGAACCAGGAAGAACAAGTTCACTTTTATAATGAGCCACCCAATTTTATTGTATCATATCATATCTTATGCGAGAAATCATATGCTCCAAACATCCTTAaaacaatcatatatatatatagatcttTGTATTGAATAATACTAGATTCTCTATTtacatccaaataaaaaaattgctactTTAAAATGTGGAGTCTTTTCACATGGAGGTGTTTGTGTTTCTCTTTTCTGGTTGGAGAAAAAATTAAcacccttttctctctctctctctcttttttttttttttttttcccctagaGTTATTTATTTACCTAACAAATGATGGCAACCCCTAGCTTTGCACGTTAAACACCATAATGCATTATTGCTATTCGTGTTGAATTAATTATAGGCGATAATATATGTTGAAGAATAGCATATACTGCCTTCAAATCATGATGTTTAACAAGTGGATACCCCTCTAATGTCCGAAAAAAGGGAGAGATTCACATTTAAACAATGAGAAAAGTTTATGATTAGGAAGTTCTCAACTCATCTCCTCGTCCTTTCTTGAGCATAGAATAATCTTTTGGGAAATTGAACTGTAATTGTTTATTTGAGTTTTAACTTTAGTGATTATAGGATACCTCGGATTGGTATTGGATTGGATATGAGTGTGTAGATGCTAAATCACACGATAGGCTTGTACTAGGTCAATTCATATAGTAACTTGGTTAGTCATTTTGGGTACAATGTAGATGTGGTAGTGCTTTCTTGAGATATTATAAATGATATTAAAGCCAATTTATTAATGTCACATGCCTTGAGAGCCCTATAGTGCAATGTATGTAGACTATAATAAAGATGTCAAAGATTTTAAATGTGAGAACTAGATATTTTGGATATAATGCAGATGTAGTAAAAAAGATTTTCTCCAATGGTGACACATTATGTTGGCCTTGATATAGTTTTGCCTTTGCTTACTCATGCAAAAGCTACCATGAATAAATAATAGTGGCATATGCCAATTTTCGGAGGAGACTCCTCGTATGACTTGGGTTTAGTGTTCCAATGCATTGGACTAGATACAATGTGAACACATGTTTAAAATTGACCATTGCATTATATCTTGTTGACTCTACTGGAGTCTAGAGCATTAAACAAAAGATTTATCCTTTCTCCTCAACGGAAAACtcctcaaaaaaatttatgaaggGTTATCCAATAAATAATAAGCCCTGAATAATCACATCATCTCTATTAAGCATATATTAATATTGTACTTAAATGTTAGTTAATTTTTAGTGTTAAGTGTACCAATGGTTTTGTAAACTAATGatatacttcttcttcaatTAGCTCTTTTTTTACGTGTATGAGACGAGTTTAGCATATTTGTGTGTTTTCCAATTAAAAAGGAACTTAAATTTCGTTTGGTACTTGATTTAGACacaattgaaaaatgaaattgtgtAGGTTATGCgacaacacaaaataaattaacaaaaacacacataaagaatataataattcctttctcaaaaaaaaaaaaatatatatatatatatatatatatatatatatatatataaaataattcatGTTATACAGCAAAATGCCTACAAATATGGGTGGCAACCAAAAGAAAGTTTCACTGTATAAAAGGAGATTACAATGACATAAAAACTTCACAAAGAAACCCAACTCCAAATACActgtaatctctctctcacaaaacacaaaataagaaaaaaaatcttggctACTGTGGCTTGGAAATCTCTCACACAACAAGAATTCATTAGGATGCTAAAGTGTATTTGgggtttaggtttttttttttttttttttttttgcgattTTTTGTGTCGCTATTGTAATCTCCTATTTTAATAGTGAAACTTTTTCTTATTTACCGTTAATGGGCATAAGCATCTTACCAAATTATAGAGAATTTATTTACGAACTTATACAATCTAGCTAGTTTCAAGTTTATCTAATATATTTCTATATGTATatcaataaaaacatattatatatacttaaattaatcATTATATACCGAGCTTGTTTACGAGCTTATCATTATGTTTGAGTTCGGCTTGTTTaatataaatctaaatttaGGCTTAAACTTGGCTCATTGCTAAATAAAtagtaaacaattttttttttccttagtctGTTTATGAACAACTTGATTCAATAACAGTCCTACTAAAAGGGCGATGTTGTTGTTGCTAAGAGTGAGAGAAATAAGAGAGAAGAAAGCAGGAGAATGGTGAGAGtactaaaataaatattcaaatgTTCTAACATGTTAATTGGctattctatatataatttataggGTCAAATGCAAATACCCCCAATGGTACGCGCCATTATGAAAAAAAACCCTTATGCTATAAAATTGACTTTTAAAACCCTTGTGGTAATTAACATAATTAACCATTTTGTTAAACTTTTGTCACTTTTATCAGATGAAAATGACCATGTGCGCATCTCAAATGAACCAAAATAAGTGCATCGTAATTGATTTCTGCCTAAAACATGTTCATACGGTCATTTTATGTTCATTAAAAATGAcgaaaatcaataaaaatgtcAGTTGTgtgttatttttaataaaataagagctaaaattttaattttatagaacaaaagtGTCTTTTATGGAACTGGCTTGGCTCCGGTGCACAAAAGCACTGGACCCATTCAGATTGTCAACATTCCAATAGGTTTAGTACTTTTATACATTGGATCCAATCCTTACTTGTGTTTTATAATGATCCATATTGAGGTCTTATCGCATTTGCTATGTGTACTTGCAATGGGGCCTTGGCCAAGCGTGATGGTCCAGAACTTCCCACTTCCAGTAAAGAAAGgtgaattataaaatatttgatttaggAACTTTGGATCAAACTTTTACAAggatttaaaagttaaattaaTGGAAATatagaattacaaaaaaaattgtgaaaattttctatTAGTTTGTGTGATATTGGTTTCGTTTTTGTCGTGTATAATTTGAACATGAAATCACTAACTATATTCAGAGCAAAATCATAGcaaaccaccaaggcaaaagggaaaaattaaaagcaagaCACTAATGGATCCTACTTTAGAATAGAATGCGTGAAatgtggaaaaaaagaaaaaaggagtatgaaagtttgtaatttttgtgtAAAGCCATATGATTTGGCCAAAAGAGGATAAGGACAGGAGAAGGGGGCTCTAATTCTTTTGCCACCCGTAAATACCAATAACCTCTAAGACTAATCTTGACTTCCAAAAATCCCAAATCTACTTTTCATTGTAATggtgattttttcttttgggatatctttttttttattattaaatcttTTTGAGAATCTTTTCTAAATAATGCAATAAATACAACAATGAACTAGGGGGATTTGAATCTTGGGTTTTCTCTTAAAATGAGAGAAGATTATTAGGTATTATGATGATATGGTGTCCCCTCATCTCATATTTATGGTTAATCCTATAATGAATTTAATCTACCATGAAAGTGAGAGAAATGAGGACCACGTCACAATACTCTAGGTAAGTATATaatctatagtatttttttttttttttgataaggtaTGTAATCTATAGTATTAAtatcattattatataataatggaaGCTTATAAttaacttttctctttttctccctaTTATTCCCTACTTACCGTTACACTTCCCCCAACTTTTCCACTCTCCTTTTAcctctttttctctccattATTCCCCATTTTACCATTACTCTTCCTTCAACCATTCATctcgtttctcaaaaaaaaaaaaagaaaaaagaaacccattgATCTCTCTTTGTTTACTACTCTTTctcccattttctttttaataaatttactaTCCTCTCTTGCAGCTTTACTTTGGTTgatatgtttttgtgtttttgatagCTGTACTTTGTGTTGATACATTTTGGTGTAATGTTGTCTTAATTTCCCATCATAAGTCATCCCTATCTCCCTCTTATGGCTTTGGTTTGATTTTAGTTTAGGTTAATAGTTagttgttttagaattaaaattgaGTTTATATGCAAAATACAATCTagtatgtacatatatatatatatatatatatatatatatatatatatatatataacacaattatttgagtaataaattattataaaatatatatttaatgcctttggttttatttttaattttggttcatatattataattttcagataatttttcattattttgataACATCCTtcagagaatgagaaatttgaataataaattaaaaacttaaaaagttcaGTTATATGAAAGAAAATTTCGGAAAACATAATGCATTATGACAtaagttagaagaatatggacCATCTTAAAAAAGAACCATATTGACCAAACATATTCAAACTATTAGAATAAAGAATAACTAAGATAGCAAGAGAGTAATAGAAAGATGCATTTGTAAAGATAAAGAGATAGAAAATAGATGgagaaatattttcttttagagaAAGAGATATAAATGGGCAATGTCGAAATAGAAAAGAGGGGAGGGAGAGCTCAAAGGAAAATTGTTATCTCCTTCAtcctaaacaacctccaccaccaccaccgagTGTTATTATACCTCTTTGATTATAATACATTTTTTTGGCTAAGCAGGTATACTTCTTCAAAAGACAGCTaaacttaatatattatttttatcaaatttcatagtaCGAATTATACgttatattaaattataaaataattatatattctcaTGCGTAGATCACGACTAGTGATATTAATTTACATGACCCTTGAAAAATAATGGTGATTTATTAGATCTTCACTCTAAGTACCTTTCCTTATTTCAAGTTTACAATAATGGAGCAAGCTAatgaacaataaattaaaaaaaaaatttgtgtgatGTAATCATTAGGGATGGTAATAGGCCGATCATGGATATCCCACTTTTGTTCTTGCAAAACAATTACTCTCGCTCCATCTTGACACAAAAACTAAGGTCTTTGCTAAgcaattgatttattttatttttatttttttaattataggaCCTTACTAAGCAATTAGTGTTCAACACAGCACATGCAATGTTCCATTAATGtatcacattttttaaaattaatacaaaCCACAAAATTCACACGAAATTGTTTAACAAAATACTAATACAAATTCCAAATGAATCCAACTTTTATCCACTATAGTTTACAATTTTAAATGTGAAAtatgaaacaaacaaaaccttaaCTAATgacaatttttaatatatatataaaataaataatgaatctTAATATAATTATACCCTATAATCACACATATGTAAATTAAGTTATCTATAATTACAAGCGTAAaataaggacaaaacttagttacgtttttttaggtttttcaaTTGACATAATTGTATCGAAAAACcgtattattttattaagggAAATTAAATTGGTGAACctaaagctttttattttttttgttgagaatctatACCTCTGTTTTGGGTGTAAAACAATATTTATCAGCCTTTTATTTATGGCattaagttttaatttatttccaaaGGAAAACCTTAATGTTAGGTACACAGCATTGTCCATGTGCTCACATAACTTGCCAAGAATTTCCATGGGTTGACTGTTATTTCTTCAAAGATAACATGATGATGCAAGGAAAGTCGCCGACAGTAATAgagtattttttaaatcaagctGGACCGCTTCTTTTTAGATTGTGCTTTCTTTTTAACCTTTGTATACTTTCTCAGCCATTTGCACATTAAAGCTTTTTGGGTTCATTTGGCTTTAGGCCATAACAAACATTCAGTAATGGCATTATAAAGTAGTTCACTACATTGTCTAATACTATATAATACAATCGTAATTTGTATGACCACGTTAGAGAAATGACCTACCAAGAACTTGGAAAATCTTTCTAAGTCagatttcttttaatttttacgtACTTTCTAAGTCAGAATTATGCTGATAATCACTATGCCTAATCTGTCTATTTCTTGGAATGGACAGCTTTAAAGAAAGCACTCAGAAAGAAGCAGGAAATTTCATCAATAGGTTGATTTCAAGGTCAGCGGATCTTTCGCATTGATTACCAAACCTAAAAGTCCTAATAAGTTTAACTTATATTACATTTTCACAATTGACTAAGAAAAGCAACACAAACCTATATTAGGCAGGATTGTCACGCTACATGTTACCAAGTATTCTTGCTAAAACACTAGACCCTTAAACTTAAGATCATGCAATGAGACACATGTAGCTTGTGACAGTGGAACACTAGCAAATTCAATTTATCTGGTTAACTATTTGTTTTAACTTCTTGATTATTAAGTAGGGATTATCCCATTTCAGTGAAATATGAACTATAGCACTATGTTAGTGGAGGAAGGTCTTGTTGCACTATCCTATATGCGACTTTGGATATTGAGGGTACAGGTACAAGTTTTAAAGAAttcacaaaaattttgttttcccaTATTTTGGTTCTCTGAATTTGTCTATTGACaacaaaatacaatataatGGTAACCTCAAAATCATCCAATTTTGTCGATCATACATTCATACTTAATTGGCAAAGATTCATGCCACAATTGGTGGTTATAATATGTTTGTCAGAGAGTCACAAATGAATGAGTGCCTTACTTTTAGTGAGGTTCTTGGATGGGAACCTTTCATGATTTTTGTCAATTCGTGGAATTTCTCGGTATAATCATAGTTTTTTCCACTAGACCTTGACTCAAGAAAATATGCATGAGCTCGGGTGTAGCCACACCATATGATGTTGTCACCTTCCACTAGCACAGTGTGTTCCATTTTCTCTCACTGCCgactaaaatataattttcatgaattCTGTTTCCACATCTATGGTttacattgagagagagagagagagagagagagagagagagagaaagaaacagaaGTTCGAAAAGATTGGTAATGCGTTAAGCCCCCACCAATAATGTTGTGTTCCTATCACCTTTTTTGACTTTAGAAATAAGGTTATTTTGCTTCCCACAAAAAGTCTAGAAAAATCTTTAAACTATATGTATAAATTGGGTGCTAGCTGTATAAGAAACAACATTCATAGAAGTTGTCACTTGGAACACTTCCAATAGCAATGGCAAACACTTTCTCTCCTCTACTTGTACTCTTATTGGTGTTCTCTCAACTTATCAGCTTGAACGCTGTCCCAGTCACAAGTAAATCTCCAATAACTTTATACTTGATGTTCATCAGCATCATCGTATTATTTTCTCCTTCTTATGAAATGTTTTATTGTCTTTGTAGGAACGGGAAACCTAATGCATGGACATCAAGTTCATCTAGTTTCACAGAATACCCACATGGTAATAACAAAGTTGATGAAAGATAGTCCAAAATTTTACTCAATAATTTATGATATCTAAGAGCCAATCACTAATATTCCAACATACTAATTCATTTTTCTAACTTTCAAACACAGCTAGCTACTGAGGAAAAATGGGATGAGCAAATCTTTTCTGGAAGGATGGAATTTGAACTGCATGATTACCCGGGATCAGGAGCCAATAACCGCCACACTCCAAAGCCACCAGTATAAGGGAAATGCTGCAGTGAATGTTAGTTTTTCTAGGTGATAGGAGTGTTcttcattatattatatagTGTTTAAGATAGCAGTAGTAAAGAACACGCTTCTTAATTTCTCATTTAAGTAGATCAAGACTCAAGAACCTTATTATCTTCTTGTTTCCTTGGGCGTGGGAAGCGACAAAGGCAAATTTGGATAGCAATAATGTATGACGAGAGAAAGAGATATGAATAACTAGAGTAGAATTCAGTTATGTTAATGTAATTGCCTTGATGCAGGTAGATCTGCTTAACTATCTGTATgaacttgaatttaaaatattagttaATAAAAAGCTTGATGCATAGCATACCAGTTGTTATATTATGGACCTTATGGTGAACTTCAGATCcaattgtgtttgtttgtgtaaCATCTCACATACTCATAGCTCATCAAATAGAATGTTGATATTTGAGGCAGCAGCTACAGATTCTAAGACAGTTGGTCTGTTCACAAAGCTCTTTAATTTATATCAGtagtaaaacattttccatctattgcttttttcttattaaactTTGTGGTATATTTGGAATATCTTTATCATTTTAGTTTGGCTTGAAGATAAGGAAATAGAAAACAGAACAAAAGAGAAGCAGAAAATGGTGACAACAaactaaaacaagaaaaatgaaatcaatCTTTGTTTTAGTGTTCAAGTAATGAGGATGGGGGTCAGGACACCCTTTTGTGCCTTTGTAGGGTGCAACAGCCACAAGCAAACATCGGTTGTAGCAGCTTTTGCAGTTCCTTGAATCAAGCTTGCAAGTCTTTTTACTAGTGTTTGCATATCTATGAGGATAACAACAATCTACCATGCTGTCATGGTTTAATTTTTCACCACTTTGGTATAAATCTGCTTGGCATCGGTATCCATGATAACTATTCTCAAGTACATGCTCTCCACTGCCTTAACACCTCTCAAAGCTGTACCTTCAGCTGCTGACCTCAATTAGTTTGAATATAGAAAGCTTATTGTCACAAATACAATCCAGTCcaataaaatttacacaatcTAGGGTATTACACTTGTGCCATCCCTAATTTGTCCTCAGTTATTTCTTGCACCACCTCTTCCAACTGCCTTGCACTTAGCAGCATAAGCTCCATTCCAGTTTGACTCTGGTAATTTTGTGGAGGAGCTTTCCTTGCTTTTGCTGCATAAGATGTTCAAAAGCATCTCTTGAAGCCCTTACTTTTACCTTCAAAAGATcctaattgtgattattttaaGTAATCTTCATTCTTGGCTTGCAAGTTATCTAGAAAGTAAAAGTCAAATGTGTAGTGTAAGATCTGCCCAAAAAAGCCTTTGCTGCATAGCCTGAGAAATTTTTAAGGCACCGGCTTTAAAAGAGGTTTACTAACCTTCCTCACCCTGTAATTTACTCAAGTGCTATACCTAAAAATGGTTGGTCCTGTCGCAGAAAAGTTTCATCCTCTATTCTTTCTGCAAACATTTTGCAAAAAGGACAGGGATGATGACTCTCCTCTTGAACATGTTTTCTGAAAGAATCATAAATTTGGTGTCAGTTCTCTATATGAAATGGTTTTAGAcaaatggaaaattattttcGAAATTTGATCTAAATTGGAGCAAGAAGGGCAGGGTGAATACTGAGTTGCTAACATTGATTCACTACTGCTCCTTACAGCTTCAGAAATTATGAATCCTCACTGATAGGCATCTTAAGCGCATGTGGTGTAACTCATGAACTAAGTTTGAGTCTGATTCACTTTTTGAAATCAGTTTCTTGACTTTCTTCTATATTTCAGTATGTCCGATCTAATGAAATTCCATAAGAAACTTGTGCTTTTTCATCCTTCTGCTTTTCATTTCTCTTAAGGTGCATTTTGTCTCATTTCAACAATAATAAATTGCATGTAGTATTATATGATAGAGTTTGTAAAAAATGAGATACGTATCTTCATTTGACTTAGGATGCTGAAGATTTCTTTAAACTTCACGACCTCGCAGCAAAAACCACCcacaaatataaaatcaatattaaaaaagaacataaacaaACTATGCCTGTCTAGTTGTTTACGTGAAGGACAACTCAACTGCCTTTTGGACCACCAAATTGGTTCCCTTTTTAACCCTTCTTTGGTGAAAAAGAGATAGGAGAAATAAATTGCAGAAAATTCTTTTGATGGGTTGGTGCTGGACAACAAAGTTCTTAGAAAGCCTATTAGTAACAAATCTACATTCTTTAAAGACGTATGTTAGGTAGACCACTTAAAGTtcattgtatataaaaaatctcaaagcaTTTGTACAATTGCTTGTGTTAAGTGGAGGAAGTGGATTGTAGAAGTGGTAGACACCCACTTTCTTACCACTTCCCCATCTGCCGGGGGCCTTTTTGAACTTCACCCTGAAAATGGACAATAACATGTTGGTCACTATGGCATTTGAAGGTGCAGATGTACCACAGGATTGGACCACAAAGTAAATATGGAAACATAAAATCtcaataaattatgaaaatgtaCCTTACTTAGAAAAGAAGTAGTAGTCCAGAGCATGGTGTATAAACAAATCATATCAAGAGCAGTGGTGTGTAGAAAATTCATGCACATCAGGACAGATGGGAAAAAGGCAGTAGCAGCTAGCAACAAATCTTCTAACAATTGGATGATGATTTGGcattttggactctttttttttttttttgcaactaaAAAATGATCATCTGTTTAAAGCATATTTATTACCATAAAATAGACTAAAGTTTGATTTGATACTTGAAATGTCTTCTTATCTATCATAAACTGATGTTAGATTGGTTTTCATGTATGTTGAAGGCATTTTCACATATTTAGTAAGAAAAATTTCTAAGCCAATGAAGTATGAACTTGTAGAAGTTTTTGCTTGTGGAAAATAATTTCTACAAAACTGCTTGCTTTTTTTGGAGGTTGGGGCAGCTTTTCCAATTTAAAGAGGATAGGAGTTCTATcaagaatcaaagaaaatagtCAGAAGAACAACATGCATTTTTGCACATAGATTATACAAACAATCCTTAAGTCAACTCTGCAATGTTAAACAAACGATACGCAACTCTTTGGTATATTCTTCCATTACAGTGTAAAAAGCAACATGCCAGCCATTAATTTACTGCATGCTAATGGCATGTGTGATATCGTGGCCCTTGGAAAGGCTGAATGATCGTATAATTAGGGAGACTTTGAGTCTTTATTTCTAATTGGCTTCTTTAAccactttttctctttcctattCCTTcaccctccccccccccccccctccctttgGGAGTGAGATAGTGCAGCTGCTAAGTTGTTGTCCTCTTAACTTTTAGCAATTTTGTCTTTTAGCACTGACTTTAGTTTTGTACATACTAGTTTTAAGAATAGTTTTGTTTAATAGGCAATCAGATTAAATGACTTGACGATatcaactaaattaaaatataattcacCAAGAATAGTTAATTAGAAGTGCATGAAAAGAACTTAACGAAGTTTCATAACAATTTATCATAGTTAAAGTATAATGATTAAGCTTTTCTTTCCTGCTTCTCATTGTCAAACAACATCATTGCATTGGAGTCTTATCTTCTGGTGTCTAATGTAAAGAGTCCTATCCTAGGATAGCTTTCTTTTGAGGTGTGTTAGGCTCAAAGGCTACCACACTATGAATAGAGtatcaaattaaataattctGAATTTTCCACACTGGATATATACCAACTATGCACAATCTGTACTCATGCTTGCTTGaaacctggcacaaaatcataACCTTGGTCTTGATATTTTTGAACTGAGTGAGATTCAGAGTGAGCTGTCAAATGTTTCTGATGGAATAAAGTTTTATATGCCACATTTAAAGTTGAGTCATAATTCAGGCATGACCATAGTTCACCCTCATAGTATGCTTAATTGGAGTATCCTTTCCATTATGATGTAGCATTTCGGTTTGTTAGTGCGAGGTTCTGTGGCTTCTCAAATGTGGACTGAGTTATTAAAATGAAATCTCCAAGGTAACATCCTCTCtgaatatctctctctctctctctctctctctctctctctctctatatatatatatatatatataatatgacatATGTATACCAAGATAGGTGATAGAATTCACCTGCCAGGATTGGGGACAGTATTCAGGATTTACTTGTCATTGACACATCCAATTAGTTGTGTAATAGTTCATATAATTGCATTAGCTCTAAAGTTCAAACATGTATTTGATTAACTTGGCTTCTAAAGATCGAGTCAGATCTTAGGTGGCACTATGTAATTGAATCCATTATAGAGAAATTGGTTGGTTTTAAGATTTAGTTT is a genomic window containing:
- the LOC142630700 gene encoding uncharacterized protein LOC142630700, coding for MANTFSPLLVLLLVFSQLISLNAVPVTRTGNLMHGHQVHLVSQNTHMLATEEKWDEQIFSGRMEFELHDYPGSGANNRHTPKPPV